One Paraburkholderia sp. IMGN_8 DNA window includes the following coding sequences:
- a CDS encoding YhfC family intramembrane metalloprotease, with protein MVVAPLTLSSVAIATLFVAALPFIVYRRLRRPLALNPRDAIVGIAVFALFATVIERALNDYVLHRNEASATLLSNPLAFVVYGALASGICEEVGRFIGMRLMLKRAAAKPASAAAVAGDGTALTYGLGHGGAEVWLVGVLVQVQWILFAVFENRGELDGYLSNLPAESLMRIHLILASLTPQTAGIFALERVAALVFQIGLSVLMWRGLRAGWRGILPLAIVLHALVDVPAALFQANLVPLAAVDGAYALGALVVAGVLVRVFRRPALAA; from the coding sequence ATGGTCGTCGCACCGCTTACCCTGTCGAGCGTCGCCATCGCGACGCTGTTCGTCGCAGCCTTACCGTTCATTGTGTATCGCCGTCTACGCCGGCCGCTCGCGCTCAACCCGCGCGACGCGATTGTCGGCATTGCTGTGTTCGCGCTGTTCGCAACGGTGATCGAGCGTGCGCTGAACGACTACGTGCTGCATCGGAACGAGGCGAGCGCCACTTTGCTGTCGAATCCGCTGGCGTTCGTCGTGTACGGCGCGCTGGCCTCGGGTATCTGCGAGGAAGTGGGGCGTTTCATCGGTATGCGCCTGATGCTCAAGCGCGCGGCGGCGAAGCCTGCGTCCGCTGCTGCGGTTGCGGGCGACGGCACCGCGCTCACCTACGGCCTCGGCCACGGCGGCGCCGAAGTGTGGCTGGTCGGCGTGCTGGTGCAGGTGCAGTGGATTCTGTTCGCGGTCTTCGAAAACCGCGGCGAGCTCGACGGCTACCTGAGCAACCTGCCGGCCGAATCGCTGATGCGCATCCACCTGATTCTCGCCAGCCTGACGCCGCAGACGGCCGGCATTTTCGCCCTTGAACGGGTGGCCGCGCTGGTGTTCCAGATTGGTCTGTCGGTGTTGATGTGGCGTGGCCTGCGGGCGGGCTGGCGAGGTATTCTGCCGCTGGCGATCGTTCTGCACGCGCTGGTCGACGTGCCGGCCGCGCTGTTCCAGGCGAACCTCGTGCCGCTCGCCGCGGTGGACGGTGCGTATGCGCTAGGGGCGCTGGTTGTCGCGGGCGTGCTGGTCAGGGTGTTCCGGCGACCGGCGCTGGCCGCCTGA
- a CDS encoding DUF3022 domain-containing protein, producing the protein MEAYQYDCADLEFEELARVISDLFPEQTQFVQRPADEGTPTLAIHWVAMRFGAAARRIVMNVVIAPAAWARYRALPARLRGRSFAVLRAYVEASIGSLEEQYANGETVPRDVTVDLGDEFA; encoded by the coding sequence ATGGAAGCTTACCAATACGACTGCGCGGATCTCGAGTTCGAGGAACTGGCGCGCGTCATCAGCGATCTGTTCCCCGAGCAAACCCAATTCGTGCAACGGCCTGCCGACGAAGGCACGCCGACACTGGCGATTCACTGGGTGGCCATGCGATTCGGTGCGGCTGCGCGCCGGATCGTGATGAACGTGGTGATCGCGCCGGCCGCGTGGGCGCGCTATCGCGCGTTGCCGGCGCGGCTGCGCGGCCGGAGTTTCGCGGTGCTGCGGGCGTATGTCGAAGCGAGCATCGGCTCGCTCGAGGAGCAGTACGCGAACGGCGAGACGGTGCCACGCGATGTCACCGTGGATCTGGGTGATGAGTTTGCTTGA
- a CDS encoding PGDYG domain-containing protein has protein sequence MTELKNLDLRTDATAHRVVKNETVGVEFAATEGELMSLEGPNRYARGDALITGSTGDRWVVSRERFDAKYLPADAALTHGEPGAYRNRPAVVLARQMHEAFSLARSADGGDVLHGAAGDWIMQYAPGDYGVVQAARFAKVYRRAD, from the coding sequence ATGACCGAACTCAAAAACCTCGACCTGCGCACCGACGCAACCGCCCACCGCGTCGTCAAAAACGAAACTGTCGGCGTCGAATTCGCCGCCACCGAAGGCGAACTGATGAGCCTGGAAGGCCCGAACCGTTACGCCCGCGGCGATGCGCTGATCACCGGTTCGACCGGCGATCGCTGGGTAGTATCGCGTGAGCGCTTCGACGCCAAATACCTGCCGGCGGATGCCGCCCTCACGCACGGCGAACCGGGCGCCTATCGCAACCGTCCGGCAGTCGTGCTGGCCAGGCAGATGCATGAAGCGTTCTCGCTCGCCCGCTCGGCAGATGGCGGCGACGTGCTGCACGGCGCAGCCGGCGACTGGATCATGCAATACGCCCCCGGCGACTACGGCGTCGTGCAGGCCGCGCGCTTCGCTAAAGTCTATCGGCGCGCGGACTGA
- a CDS encoding Spy/CpxP family protein refolding chaperone, whose translation MKKALVMLTSALAMSGAFAQTSAPASAPVSAAASAPAAKAGHERNVEDRITYLHTQLKITSAQESQWNAFADVMRNNGETMGQLFKQRRDATNLSAVDDMKQYATIAQAHADGMKKLVDAFDPLYSSFSPEQKKLADATFHQPGGEHRHHGKGAGKQAPADEAAVKP comes from the coding sequence ATGAAAAAAGCACTGGTTATGCTGACCTCCGCACTCGCCATGAGCGGTGCATTCGCACAAACTTCCGCGCCGGCATCGGCACCGGTGAGCGCGGCCGCTTCGGCACCTGCCGCCAAAGCTGGTCACGAGCGCAATGTCGAAGACCGCATCACCTACCTGCACACGCAATTGAAGATCACCTCGGCGCAGGAATCGCAATGGAACGCGTTTGCCGATGTCATGCGCAATAACGGTGAGACGATGGGGCAGTTGTTTAAGCAGCGCAGGGATGCGACGAACCTGTCAGCGGTGGACGATATGAAGCAGTACGCGACTATCGCACAAGCTCATGCGGATGGCATGAAGAAACTGGTCGACGCGTTTGATCCGCTGTATAGCAGTTTTTCTCCGGAACAGAAGAAGCTTGCTGATGCGACTTTTCATCAGCCTGGCGGCGAGCATCGGCACCATGGTAAGGGGGCCGGGAAGCAGGCTCCGGCTGATGAGGCGGCTGTGAAGCCATAA
- a CDS encoding LysR family transcriptional regulator: MDKFVSMEIFVAVVEAGSLTAAAERFDISSAMVGKHIRSLETRLATRLLTRTTRRQSLTEIGRQYYERCKRVLADVKEAESLAEAMAAAPRGVLKVTVPLTYGVEVFAPAMTDYLTAWPDVTLELDLSNRVIDLVDEGFDASVRIGHLPDSSFVARPLKPYRMRACASPAYLQRAGTPRTPADLTRHECLGFLDWGREGLWRLGGESADETQLRAGRFRANNGQALKVAALRGFGLVLQPEALLAKEIASGELVSVLEDYLPDGAPVHLIYPRDRRATPKLTTFIDFVIERFGA, from the coding sequence GTGGATAAATTCGTCAGCATGGAAATCTTCGTCGCCGTGGTAGAGGCGGGCAGTCTGACGGCAGCAGCCGAGCGTTTCGATATTTCATCGGCAATGGTGGGTAAACACATCCGCTCGCTCGAAACCCGGCTCGCGACGCGGCTGCTCACGCGCACCACGCGTCGTCAAAGTCTGACGGAGATCGGTCGCCAGTATTACGAGCGGTGCAAGCGGGTTCTGGCCGACGTGAAGGAGGCGGAGTCGCTTGCCGAGGCGATGGCGGCCGCGCCGCGCGGCGTCCTCAAGGTGACGGTGCCGCTGACCTACGGCGTCGAAGTGTTCGCCCCGGCGATGACCGATTATCTGACCGCCTGGCCGGACGTAACCCTCGAACTGGATCTGTCGAATCGCGTGATCGATCTGGTGGACGAGGGTTTCGACGCGTCAGTGCGAATCGGTCATCTGCCGGATTCGAGTTTTGTCGCGCGGCCGTTGAAGCCGTACCGGATGCGCGCGTGTGCGTCGCCGGCGTATCTGCAGCGCGCCGGCACGCCGCGCACACCTGCAGATCTGACGCGGCACGAATGCCTGGGCTTTCTGGATTGGGGCCGCGAAGGCTTGTGGCGCCTCGGCGGCGAGAGCGCTGACGAAACCCAGCTGCGCGCCGGCCGGTTTCGGGCCAATAACGGCCAGGCACTGAAAGTCGCCGCGTTGCGCGGCTTCGGGCTGGTGTTGCAGCCAGAAGCGCTGCTCGCCAAGGAGATTGCCAGCGGCGAACTGGTGTCCGTGCTCGAGGACTATCTGCCCGACGGCGCGCCCGTCCATCTGATCTACCCGCGCGATCGCCGCGCGACGCCCAAGCTCACCACCTTCATCGATTTCGTGATCGAGCGGTTCGGCGCCTGA
- a CDS encoding Lrp/AsnC family transcriptional regulator, giving the protein MRPPRLDQLDDLDRNLVALLQTNARESVANLARQLDVARTTVIARIARLERSNVIAGYSVRLGQDVLDSSIYAYVGIIIAPKYGPAVQKRLGKMPEVQLLCAVSGEFDYVAWLRADSPDRLNDLLDQIGELEGVERTTTSIILARKIDRGMV; this is encoded by the coding sequence ATGAGACCTCCGCGCCTCGACCAACTCGACGACCTCGACCGCAACCTCGTTGCGCTGCTACAAACCAACGCCCGCGAGAGCGTCGCCAATCTCGCGCGCCAGCTGGACGTGGCGCGCACCACCGTGATTGCGCGCATCGCGCGGCTCGAACGCAGCAACGTGATCGCGGGCTATAGCGTGCGGCTCGGCCAGGACGTGCTCGACTCGAGCATCTACGCGTACGTCGGCATCATCATCGCGCCGAAGTACGGGCCGGCGGTGCAGAAGCGCCTTGGCAAGATGCCGGAGGTGCAGCTGCTGTGCGCGGTGAGCGGCGAGTTCGACTACGTCGCCTGGTTGCGCGCCGATTCGCCCGACCGGCTCAACGATCTGCTCGACCAGATCGGCGAACTGGAAGGGGTGGAACGGACCACGACCTCGATCATCCTGGCGCGCAAGATCGACCGGGGAATGGTGTGA
- a CDS encoding saccharopine dehydrogenase C-terminal domain-containing protein — MKVAIVGAGLIGHTIAHMLRETGDYDVVAFDRDQNALDKLAAQGIPTRRVDSADAAALRAAVQGFDALVNALPYYLAVNVASAAKGAGVHYFDLTEDVRATHAIRAIADDADHAFMPQCGLAPGFIGIAAHELANRFTEIRDVKMRVGALPEFPTNALKYNLTWSVDGLINEYCQPCEAIRDSRTQWVQPLEGLEHFSLDGTEYEAFNTSGGLGTLCETLSGRVESLDYKSVRYPGHRNLMQFLLEDLRLSSDRDTLKNIMRRSVPSTAQDVVLVFITVSGMRDGQLVQEVFTRKIFAKTVCGVAMSAIQITTAGAMCAVLDLFREKKLPQSGFVRQEQVSLRDFLANRFGQLYEGQSLDAMATV, encoded by the coding sequence ATGAAAGTAGCCATCGTTGGCGCAGGTTTGATCGGTCACACCATCGCCCACATGTTGCGTGAGACCGGCGACTACGACGTCGTCGCGTTCGACCGCGATCAGAACGCGCTCGACAAGCTCGCCGCCCAGGGCATCCCGACCCGCCGCGTCGATTCCGCCGATGCCGCCGCGCTGCGCGCTGCCGTGCAAGGTTTCGATGCGCTCGTCAACGCGCTGCCGTACTACCTTGCGGTGAATGTTGCGTCGGCGGCCAAGGGCGCGGGCGTCCATTACTTCGATCTGACCGAAGACGTGCGCGCCACCCACGCAATCCGCGCGATCGCCGACGACGCCGATCACGCCTTCATGCCGCAGTGCGGCCTGGCACCGGGCTTCATCGGCATCGCCGCGCACGAACTGGCGAACCGCTTCACGGAAATCCGCGACGTCAAGATGCGCGTGGGTGCGTTGCCGGAGTTCCCGACCAATGCACTGAAGTACAACCTGACGTGGAGCGTCGACGGCCTGATCAACGAGTATTGCCAGCCATGCGAGGCGATTCGCGACAGCCGCACGCAGTGGGTGCAGCCGCTCGAAGGCCTCGAACATTTCTCGCTCGACGGCACCGAATACGAAGCCTTCAACACGTCAGGCGGCCTTGGCACGCTGTGCGAAACGCTGTCCGGCCGGGTCGAATCGCTCGACTACAAGTCGGTGCGCTATCCGGGCCACCGCAACCTGATGCAGTTCCTGCTCGAGGATCTTCGTCTTTCCAGCGACCGCGACACGCTCAAGAACATCATGCGCCGTTCGGTGCCTTCGACCGCCCAGGACGTCGTGCTGGTATTCATCACTGTGAGCGGCATGCGCGACGGTCAACTGGTGCAGGAGGTCTTCACCCGCAAGATCTTCGCGAAGACGGTGTGCGGCGTGGCGATGAGCGCGATCCAGATCACCACGGCCGGCGCGATGTGCGCGGTGCTCGATCTGTTCCGCGAGAAGAAGCTGCCGCAAAGCGGCTTTGTGCGCCAGGAGCAGGTGTCGCTGCGCGACTTCCTCGCGAACCGCTTCGGCCAGTTGTACGAAGGGCAGTCGCTGGATGCGATGGCGACGGTATAA
- a CDS encoding ATP-binding protein: MTYLIFVCGHAGTGKTTLAKKLIGPLMSASASPFCLLDKDTLYGSYSATAMAMLTGDPNDRDSPLFLQHLRDAEYRGLLDTARDNLELGVSALVVGPLSREVRERRLFDRAWLGVGADVALRVVWVYTSEELAHQRIVDRGNPNDAYKLAHWDEYRQRRFVPGGDICEDLLMFDNTAPTNADYEALLERIVGEPQAWGTKPPPVPA; this comes from the coding sequence GTGACCTATCTGATTTTCGTCTGCGGTCACGCAGGCACCGGCAAGACCACGTTGGCAAAGAAACTGATCGGCCCGCTGATGAGCGCGAGCGCCTCGCCCTTCTGCCTGCTCGATAAAGATACGCTGTACGGCAGTTACAGCGCGACCGCCATGGCCATGCTGACCGGCGATCCGAACGACCGCGACAGTCCGCTTTTTCTGCAGCACCTGCGCGACGCGGAGTATCGCGGCCTGCTCGATACCGCTCGCGACAATCTCGAACTCGGTGTGAGCGCGCTGGTGGTCGGGCCGCTCTCGCGTGAAGTTCGCGAGCGGCGCCTGTTCGATCGCGCGTGGCTGGGTGTCGGCGCGGATGTGGCGCTGCGGGTCGTGTGGGTCTATACGTCGGAAGAGCTGGCGCATCAGCGTATCGTCGACCGCGGCAATCCGAACGACGCATACAAACTCGCGCATTGGGACGAGTATCGGCAACGCCGCTTCGTGCCGGGCGGCGACATTTGCGAAGACCTGTTGATGTTCGACAATACCGCGCCAACTAACGCGGACTACGAAGCGTTGCTCGAGCGGATCGTAGGCGAACCGCAGGCGTGGGGGACGAAGCCGCCACCCGTGCCGGCGTAG
- the cydX gene encoding cytochrome bd-I oxidase subunit CydX, with amino-acid sequence MWYFSWILGIGVALGFGIINVMWLEANDTFAREPLRADPHGSPPDTPADTPS; translated from the coding sequence ATGTGGTATTTCAGCTGGATTCTCGGCATCGGTGTGGCCTTGGGCTTCGGCATCATCAATGTGATGTGGCTCGAAGCCAACGACACATTCGCGCGTGAGCCGTTGCGCGCCGACCCGCACGGCAGCCCGCCAGACACTCCCGCGGACACGCCTTCGTGA
- the corA gene encoding magnesium/cobalt transporter CorA has protein sequence MLINCAAYQDGRKLADIEIDNISDYVARPECFVWVALKDPGPGELAVMKHEFGLHELAIEDAQNGHQRPKIEEYGESLFAVLHTVEMDEEGELLIGEVDVFVGRNYVLSVRRGSRVGFQNVRARCEREPNLLKEGSAFVLYALADDVVDRYFPVIEAMNTEIEALEDRIFERNNSAASRAVIEDLYSLKRRLVILQHHITPLQEAISKLTGGRIPSICDGMQAYFRDVYDHLERIVRTIEGRREMVVTAVQVNLGMISLAESEVTKRLGSFAALFAVPTMIAGIYGMNFQSIPELHYKFGYPVCLAVMLTVDLVLFWRFRKAGWL, from the coding sequence ATGCTGATCAATTGCGCCGCCTATCAGGACGGCCGGAAGCTGGCTGACATCGAGATCGACAACATCAGTGACTACGTAGCGCGGCCCGAGTGCTTCGTATGGGTTGCGCTGAAAGACCCGGGTCCCGGCGAACTGGCCGTGATGAAACACGAGTTCGGCCTGCACGAGCTCGCGATCGAGGACGCGCAAAACGGCCATCAGCGCCCGAAAATCGAGGAATACGGCGAGTCGCTATTCGCCGTGCTGCACACCGTCGAGATGGACGAAGAAGGCGAACTGCTGATCGGCGAAGTCGACGTGTTCGTCGGGCGCAACTATGTGCTCTCGGTGCGGCGCGGCAGCCGCGTCGGCTTTCAGAATGTGCGCGCCCGCTGCGAACGTGAGCCGAATTTGCTTAAAGAAGGATCGGCGTTCGTGCTGTACGCGCTGGCCGATGACGTCGTCGATCGCTATTTCCCGGTCATCGAGGCGATGAACACCGAGATCGAGGCGCTCGAAGACCGCATCTTCGAGCGCAATAATTCGGCGGCCTCGCGTGCGGTCATCGAGGATCTGTACTCGCTCAAGCGGCGCCTCGTGATCCTCCAGCATCACATCACGCCCTTGCAGGAAGCGATCAGCAAGCTGACGGGCGGCCGCATTCCGAGCATCTGCGACGGCATGCAAGCTTACTTTCGCGACGTCTACGATCACCTCGAGCGGATTGTCAGAACCATCGAGGGCAGGCGCGAAATGGTCGTCACCGCGGTACAGGTCAATCTGGGGATGATCTCGCTCGCCGAGAGCGAGGTGACCAAGCGTCTCGGCTCGTTCGCCGCGCTGTTCGCGGTGCCCACCATGATCGCGGGCATCTACGGAATGAACTTCCAGAGCATCCCCGAGTTGCACTACAAGTTCGGTTATCCGGTCTGTCTGGCCGTCATGCTGACGGTCGACCTGGTGCTGTTCTGGCGCTTCCGCAAAGCAGGCTGGCTATAA
- a CDS encoding sugar ABC transporter substrate-binding protein produces the protein MSHRIRRRLLAAAVLVTATAALPLSTAYAQSAPAHKPKVALVMKSLANEFFLTMENGAKDYQKHNPAQFDLITNGIKDETDTANQIRIVEQMIVSKVDAIVLAPADSKALVPVVKKAVDAGIIVVNIDNRLDPDVLKSKDLNVPFVGPDNRKGAQKVGDDLAKKLKAGDEVGILEGVSTTTNAQQRTAGFKDAMQTVGAKVVSVQSGEWEIDKGNAVASAMLNEYPNLKALLAGNDNMAIGAVSAVRAAGKQGKVMVVGYDNIGAIKPMLKDGRVLATADQYAAKQAVFGIDTALKALNEHKKQSQLSGVVETPVDLVTK, from the coding sequence ATGAGCCATCGCATTCGCCGCCGCCTGCTGGCGGCCGCTGTCCTCGTCACTGCCACTGCCGCTTTGCCGCTTTCCACCGCGTACGCGCAAAGCGCGCCCGCCCACAAGCCGAAGGTCGCGCTGGTGATGAAGTCGCTCGCGAACGAGTTTTTCCTGACGATGGAAAATGGCGCGAAGGACTACCAGAAACACAATCCCGCGCAGTTCGATCTGATCACCAACGGCATCAAGGACGAGACCGATACCGCGAACCAGATCCGCATCGTCGAACAGATGATCGTTTCGAAGGTCGACGCGATCGTGCTGGCCCCGGCTGATTCGAAGGCGCTGGTACCGGTCGTCAAGAAAGCGGTCGATGCGGGGATCATCGTCGTGAACATCGACAACCGGCTCGACCCGGATGTGCTCAAGTCGAAAGACCTGAACGTGCCGTTCGTCGGACCGGATAACCGCAAGGGCGCGCAGAAGGTCGGCGACGACCTGGCCAAGAAGCTGAAGGCGGGCGACGAGGTCGGGATTCTTGAAGGCGTGTCGACCACCACCAACGCACAGCAGCGCACCGCGGGCTTCAAGGACGCGATGCAGACCGTCGGCGCGAAGGTCGTCTCGGTGCAATCGGGCGAATGGGAAATCGACAAGGGCAACGCGGTGGCGTCTGCCATGCTCAACGAATATCCGAACCTGAAGGCACTGCTCGCCGGTAACGACAACATGGCGATCGGCGCGGTTTCGGCCGTGCGCGCGGCGGGCAAGCAAGGCAAGGTGATGGTGGTCGGCTACGACAACATCGGCGCGATCAAGCCGATGCTGAAGGACGGCCGCGTGCTCGCCACGGCTGACCAGTACGCTGCCAAGCAGGCCGTGTTCGGTATTGATACCGCGCTGAAGGCGCTCAATGAGCACAAGAAGCAGTCGCAGTTGTCCGGCGTGGTGGAAACGCCGGTTGATCTGGTGACGAAGTAA
- a CDS encoding sugar ABC transporter ATP-binding protein produces the protein MDSTDHDALSAVLSVSGIGKTYAEPVLADVSLSLRAGEVLALTGENGAGKSTLSKIIGGLVDPTTGTMRLGGAPYAPASRTEAEALGVRMVMQELNLLPTLSVAENLFLNRLPQAGAFRFGWIDRRKLREDARHAMRQVGLDAIDPDTLVGELGIGHQQMVEIARNLIDDCRVLILDEPTAMLTAREVDLLFEQIERLKSRGVALVYISHRLEELARVAEQIAVLRDGKLVHVDAMANLSSDQIVTWMVGRELGERIDLGVRKIGAPLLKVDRLTRGKVVRDVSFDVRAGEIFGVSGLIGAGRTELMRLIYGADQKDGGTVSLAQKPGETPTPVPIGSPSDAVRAGIALITEDRKGEGLLLPQPIAANVSLGNIGSVARHGIVDAKRENALAQKQIDAMRIRSSGPGQIVGELSGGNQQKVVIGRWLARDCRVLLFDEPTRGIDVGAKFDIYGLMGALAREGRALVVVSSDLRELMLICDRIGVMSAGSMTGVFGRDDWSQDALLAAAFAGYRSREALLHAHDTNEAGSLS, from the coding sequence ATGGATTCAACCGACCACGACGCCTTGTCCGCCGTACTGTCCGTCAGCGGCATCGGTAAGACCTATGCCGAACCGGTGCTCGCCGACGTTTCGTTGTCGCTGCGCGCCGGTGAGGTATTGGCGCTGACCGGTGAGAACGGCGCCGGCAAGAGTACGCTGTCCAAAATTATCGGTGGGCTCGTCGACCCGACCACCGGCACGATGCGCCTTGGCGGTGCGCCGTATGCTCCGGCCAGCCGCACCGAAGCCGAAGCGCTCGGCGTGCGGATGGTCATGCAGGAGCTGAATCTGCTGCCGACGCTGTCGGTCGCGGAAAACCTGTTTCTGAACCGCTTGCCGCAGGCCGGCGCGTTCCGCTTCGGCTGGATCGATCGCCGCAAGCTGCGCGAGGACGCCCGCCATGCGATGAGGCAAGTCGGGCTCGACGCGATCGATCCGGATACGCTGGTGGGCGAACTCGGCATCGGGCATCAGCAGATGGTCGAGATCGCGCGCAATCTGATCGACGACTGCCGCGTGCTGATCCTCGACGAGCCGACCGCGATGCTGACCGCGCGCGAGGTCGACCTGCTGTTCGAGCAGATCGAACGGCTGAAATCTCGCGGCGTCGCGCTGGTGTATATCTCGCATCGTCTCGAAGAGCTGGCGCGCGTGGCTGAACAGATCGCGGTGCTGCGCGACGGCAAGCTGGTGCATGTCGACGCGATGGCCAACCTGAGCAGCGACCAGATCGTCACGTGGATGGTGGGCCGCGAACTGGGCGAGCGGATCGATTTGGGCGTGCGCAAGATCGGCGCGCCCTTGCTGAAGGTGGACCGGCTGACACGCGGCAAGGTGGTGCGCGACGTGTCGTTCGACGTGCGCGCGGGCGAGATTTTCGGCGTCAGCGGACTGATTGGCGCGGGCCGCACCGAGCTGATGCGGCTGATTTACGGCGCCGATCAGAAGGACGGCGGCACGGTGTCGCTAGCGCAGAAGCCCGGCGAAACGCCCACGCCGGTACCGATCGGCTCGCCGTCGGACGCGGTGCGTGCCGGCATCGCGCTGATCACCGAAGACCGCAAAGGCGAGGGCCTGTTGCTGCCGCAACCGATCGCCGCCAACGTGTCGCTCGGCAATATCGGCAGCGTGGCGCGGCACGGCATCGTCGATGCGAAGCGCGAGAACGCGCTGGCGCAAAAGCAGATCGACGCGATGCGGATTCGCAGCTCGGGGCCCGGGCAGATTGTCGGCGAGCTGTCGGGCGGCAACCAGCAGAAGGTCGTGATCGGCCGCTGGCTGGCGCGCGACTGCCGCGTGCTGCTATTCGACGAACCTACGCGCGGCATCGACGTCGGCGCGAAGTTCGATATCTATGGCTTGATGGGTGCGCTGGCTCGCGAAGGCCGCGCGCTCGTCGTGGTGTCGAGCGACCTGCGTGAACTGATGCTGATCTGCGACCGGATCGGCGTGATGTCCGCGGGAAGCATGACGGGTGTGTTCGGACGCGACGACTGGTCGCAGGATGCGTTGCTGGCCGCGGCTTTCGCCGGCTACCGCAGCCGCGAAGCGTTGCTGCATGCCCACGATACCAACGAAGCAGGGAGTCTGTCATGA
- a CDS encoding ABC transporter permease, whose product MTHQSMQEAAGGKPGAQVTPPADPSAPLASGKPAGTRLGFSNYLGLAGALLAMIVLFSLLSSHFLTYDTFSTIANQIPDLVVMSVGMTFVLIIAGIDLSVGSVLALGASVVSVAALKWGWGPLPSASLGVAAAALTGTLTGSVTVGWRIPSFIVSLGVLEAARGLAYQMTNSRTAYIGDAFDFLSNPIALGISPAFLIAVAVMVVAQLVLTRTVFGRYLVGIGTNEEAVRLAGVNPRPYKIIVFALMGALAGLAALFQISRLEAADPNAGVGMELQVIAAVVIGGTSLMGGRGSVISTFFGVLIISVLAAGLAQIGANEPTKRMITGAVIVVAVVLDTYRSRRKRA is encoded by the coding sequence ATGACCCATCAATCGATGCAGGAAGCAGCGGGCGGCAAGCCGGGCGCGCAGGTGACGCCGCCGGCCGATCCGTCCGCGCCGCTCGCCAGCGGCAAGCCGGCCGGCACGCGGCTCGGTTTTTCGAACTACCTGGGTCTCGCCGGCGCATTGCTGGCGATGATCGTGCTGTTCTCGCTGCTGAGTTCGCACTTTTTGACGTACGACACGTTCAGCACGATCGCCAATCAGATCCCCGATCTGGTGGTGATGTCGGTCGGCATGACCTTCGTGCTGATCATCGCCGGGATCGATCTGTCGGTGGGTTCGGTGCTGGCGCTGGGAGCGTCGGTGGTCAGCGTGGCGGCCTTGAAGTGGGGCTGGGGGCCGTTGCCGTCCGCGTCGCTCGGGGTCGCCGCGGCGGCGCTGACCGGCACCCTGACCGGTTCGGTGACGGTGGGCTGGCGGATTCCGTCGTTCATCGTCTCGCTCGGCGTGCTCGAAGCGGCGCGGGGTCTCGCGTATCAGATGACGAATTCGCGCACCGCCTATATCGGCGACGCCTTCGATTTTCTGTCGAACCCGATCGCGCTCGGCATCTCGCCGGCGTTCCTGATTGCTGTGGCGGTCATGGTCGTGGCGCAACTGGTGCTCACGCGCACGGTATTCGGCCGCTATCTGGTCGGCATCGGCACCAACGAGGAAGCGGTGCGGCTCGCGGGCGTCAACCCGCGGCCGTACAAGATCATCGTGTTCGCGTTGATGGGCGCACTCGCGGGATTAGCGGCGCTGTTCCAGATTTCGCGTCTGGAAGCGGCGGACCCGAACGCGGGCGTCGGCATGGAGCTGCAGGTGATCGCGGCGGTGGTGATCGGCGGCACCAGCCTGATGGGCGGGCGCGGCTCGGTCATTAGCACTTTTTTCGGCGTGTTGATCATTTCGGTGCTGGCAGCCGGCCTCGCGCAGATCGGCGCGAACGAGCCGACCAAGCGCATGATCACCGGTGCGGTCATTGTCGTGGCGGTGGTGCTGGATACGTACCGCAGCCGTCGCAAGCGCGCCTGA